Proteins encoded in a region of the Haloarchaeobius salinus genome:
- a CDS encoding DUF1405 domain-containing protein has translation MQWPFADPPAREDLPWYVAPVPEAIEDLGLTFAWLVVLTNVLGTAFGFYYYGIDPLADGFVARNSQFAIEPLVAWPVVPDSPVATLFIALAFAAWLLDRPNEYLSALAFFGCLKLGAWTPFVLLAFKGDFAYLHWAMYNFLFWSHLAMVLQGFVLHRISDFPVRAVAVALAWYGFNDVVDYFVPIVGTPHHTFIPAEDLVDGAIVHTPGPHRVAAAGAIALTLLATFLALSTRVKKLEGRIGGDGAED, from the coding sequence ATGCAGTGGCCATTCGCCGACCCGCCGGCGCGCGAGGACCTGCCGTGGTACGTCGCCCCGGTCCCCGAGGCGATAGAGGACCTCGGGCTGACGTTCGCGTGGCTGGTCGTCCTCACGAACGTCCTGGGCACCGCGTTCGGCTTCTACTACTACGGTATCGACCCGCTGGCCGACGGGTTCGTCGCCCGGAACAGCCAGTTCGCCATCGAGCCGCTGGTCGCGTGGCCGGTCGTGCCGGACAGCCCGGTGGCGACGCTGTTCATCGCGCTGGCCTTCGCGGCGTGGCTGCTCGACCGGCCGAACGAGTACCTCTCGGCGCTCGCGTTCTTCGGCTGTCTCAAACTGGGCGCGTGGACGCCGTTCGTGCTGCTGGCGTTCAAGGGCGACTTCGCGTACCTCCACTGGGCGATGTACAACTTCCTGTTCTGGAGCCACCTCGCGATGGTACTGCAGGGCTTTGTCCTCCACCGAATCAGCGACTTCCCGGTCAGGGCCGTCGCCGTCGCGCTTGCCTGGTACGGCTTCAACGACGTGGTGGACTACTTCGTCCCCATCGTCGGGACGCCCCACCACACGTTCATCCCGGCGGAGGACCTGGTCGACGGGGCCATCGTCCACACGCCCGGGCCCCACCGCGTCGCAGCCGCCGGGGCCATCGCGCTGACGCTGCTCGCGACGTTCCTCGCGCTGTCGACCCGCGTGAAGAAGCTGGAGGGGCGAATCGGCGGCGACGGCGCGGAGGACTGA